Genomic window (Chryseobacterium sp. LJ668):
CATCATTATTACCAATCCAATAAGAAAAGAATGTCGGTTTTTTCAATACCGCATCATCAACAATGCTTGAAGTTGTGCTTGTAGAAAACCTCACATAATAAGGATTTGCCGTTCCTGTCAAAACTCCTGCGATATTTCCGTAACCAGGTGCTATTAAATGAAATGATTTCGCTCCCGGCACACCAAAGTTATTTAAAGCTCCTGTCACTTTGTTTGAAATATTAGTAGTTGGGTTTCCTGCAACATTCTCAATTACAGGAGAACCATTTACAAAAGCCTTAATATACAGCTTTGTAGCCTGAATAGGAGTTGTTCCTAATAGCAATCCTCCATTATTGTCTGCCATCAAAGGCTGAACAAAGTTTCCTCCACCGGCTAATTTCATTTGTCCGGCAATTATATTAGGATAAGATTCGTTCTGCCCATTAATATATAATGCATTATCTCTGTAGCCTGAAGTCAGTGAATTCCCTAAAGAAACGTAATTAGAAAAATCTGCTTCACCTTTTGTGACAACAATGTCTTGTACGTCTGTATCAAAATCTGTTTCGCAACTTATTGTAAAAAACAGTGCAGAAACAGCCAATGTAGATATTATTATTTTTTTCATATAAATTCAATTAAAAAGGATTGTACGATAAACCTAGACCGAAATAGAATGCTTTAGCTTTTGCCTGGCCATAAAAGCCAAGATAATCGTTTTTCACATCTCTGCTCTGAGGCATTACATACCCACCGGCTACATCAACGCCGAATTGTTTAAATTTAAACCCTAAACCACCTGTAAGTACGAAAGAATCGAAAGAAGGTGTCTCAGGAATAAAGTTTTCATCTGAATAAGGAGACTCATCATAATAAGCACCCAAACGACCAAATACCATGTTGCTAAACATATATTGTGTACCTAATCTGACCGTTTTAGAATTTTTAAAGTTTTTTGGTGCAACAAGTACCGTAGGATCTGCCTGATTTCCAATTGGTGCATTGGCAAAATCTAATGTCAATTTGCTGTATCTAGACCATCCATGGTAATTAAAATCTGCTGAAACCAACCATTTCGGAGTTACATTGTATGTTAAACCTATTGTATACTCTTCAACCAAAGGCAATGTTGCTGTAAAATTATCCTGACCGGCAGAATTTAATCCCAATAATCCGTTAACAGTATTTTGTGCCGGAACTGTAAATGTTGCAGTCCCTTGTTTAGCTTTCATATCAACCGGTGAACGGTATGCTATACTTACATCAAGTTTTGGATCTGGTCTGAAATAAAAACCGAAACCATAACCGTGGCCACTTGCTTTTTCATCATTAATATTAACAGTTCCTCCAAACTGCGTCACAGCTTTATCCCAATCTACAGTTCCTCTCGCATATATATAACTTGCTCCGAAAGACAACCAGTCTGCCATCTTCACAGAAACCATCGGTTGGAAATAAAAGCTCTTTAATTCAAGCTTTTGTACCATTTCTCTTCCTTCCCAATCGTAAGGATATTGAATAGTACTTCCGAAAGGAGTTGTAAAACTGAAACCAATCGATAATTTGTCGATAGGCTTGTACGCAATCGCAGCATAAATTGGTGTTCCGATAGGATTATCTGATTCTGTACTCTGTAAAGTATTTAGATTTTGAAAAGTAACTTTATTACTTGCTCCGAAACCTCCTGCAACAATACTCAGTTTAGAAGGGATGAATGACATACCCGCCGGATTAAAGAATGCAACACTCGCATCTTCGGCATGAGCACTCGTATGTGCCATTGCCAATTGCTTTACCCCTTGAAGAGAAACTCTGAAGCCTCCTGCATAAGATAGAACCCCAGCCAACAAGGCAGTTGATACCAATATTTTTTTCATAGACATTTATTATATAATCCAAATATAAAATTATTTTGATTACACTTGTTAATTATTCTTAATATTTTAAACATTACCTTAAAAGAAAATTATGTTTAAAATAACACTTTGTATAAGTCAACGCTTAAGTGACTATTTATAAATGCTTTAGAGAATTAAAAACTATTGCGATTTGATAATGTTTAAGATTAAACATTTAACAAAATAAAGATTTAGTATTTTTGGAATTGTGTAAAGATAAAAATCAATAAATTTGCAAGATTAAATAAATTATAATATATGAGTTGTGGATGCAAAACATCCGGCGATTCTGCACATTCTTGCGGAACGAAATCCGCGAATGGCTGTGAAAGTGTAAATACCTGTGGTAATAGTTATAAATTAAGTGTTTTCGATTGGTTATCTAATGTACAAAACCCAGCATCTAACCGATGCGACTTTGTGGAAGTTAGGTTTAAAAATGACCGAAAATCGTTTTATAAAAATGTAAATAATATCCCTTTACATATAGGTAGTGTAGTAACAGTAGAATCTAGCCCCGGACACGATGTAGGTGTGGTAAGTCTCTCAGGAGAACTGGTAAAAATTCAGATGAAAAAGAAAAGATTTTCAACTGAGGACCCACTTAAAATATACAGACTGGCTAACCAAAAAGACATTGAAGTCTGGCAGGAAGCAAGAAAAAAAAGAAGAAACCGTAAAGGTTGACGCCCGAAAAATATCTCACAGATTAGGTCTTGAAATGAAGATCACTGATGTGGAATATCAGGGCGACGGATCAAAAGTCACATTTTATTACACGGCAGATAACCGTGTTGATTTCAGAATGTTGATCAAGGAGTTTGCTGGAACTTTCAGAACCAAAATCGATATGAAACAAATTGGTTTCAGACAGGAAGCCGCAAAAATCGGCGGAATTGGTTCTTGTGGAAGAGAACTGTGCTGTTCAACATGGTTAACAGATTTCAGATCAGTCAACACTAATGTAGCACGATATCAACAACTTAGCATCAATCCTCAGAAACTGGCAGGACAATGCGGAAAATTGAAATGTTGTTTAAATTACGAATTAGACAGTTATTTGGATGCATTAAGTCATTTTCCATCGTCCTCAACAATGTTGGACACTGAAAAAGGTAGAGCTTTCTGCATTAAAATTGACGTTTTCAAAAAGAAAATGTGGTTTGCATACGTTGACAGTTCAATGGCCTGGTATGATTTCGATATCGATTTAGTTAAAAAACTGATTGCTCAAAACAAAAAAGGAGAAAGAATACTTCCGCTTGAAGAGTTGAAAGTTCCGGATATCGCTTTACCTAGTGTAGATCTTATTCAGGAGAACAGTGTAGATAGATTTGAGAAGAAAAACAGAGGAGGTTTCAACAAAAACAGGAATCAAAATCCAAATCAGGGTCAAAACCCAAATCAAAACAGACCGAATAACAATCAGGGACCAAGAAACCGTCCGGAAAGGACTGACAGAAATGACAGACCTCAAAAAACGGAGCGTTCTACTGGTGAAAGGCCCGTAAATTCTGAACGACCGAAAAATACAAATCCCAACGCAAAACCTAACCCGAACCAAAACCCAAATCAAAGACAGCCAAAGCCTCAACAGACGCAACAGCCAAA
Coding sequences:
- a CDS encoding OmpP1/FadL family transporter, with the protein product MKKILVSTALLAGVLSYAGGFRVSLQGVKQLAMAHTSAHAEDASVAFFNPAGMSFIPSKLSIVAGGFGASNKVTFQNLNTLQSTESDNPIGTPIYAAIAYKPIDKLSIGFSFTTPFGSTIQYPYDWEGREMVQKLELKSFYFQPMVSVKMADWLSFGASYIYARGTVDWDKAVTQFGGTVNINDEKASGHGYGFGFYFRPDPKLDVSIAYRSPVDMKAKQGTATFTVPAQNTVNGLLGLNSAGQDNFTATLPLVEEYTIGLTYNVTPKWLVSADFNYHGWSRYSKLTLDFANAPIGNQADPTVLVAPKNFKNSKTVRLGTQYMFSNMVFGRLGAYYDESPYSDENFIPETPSFDSFVLTGGLGFKFKQFGVDVAGGYVMPQSRDVKNDYLGFYGQAKAKAFYFGLGLSYNPF